From Acinonyx jubatus isolate Ajub_Pintada_27869175 chromosome B2, VMU_Ajub_asm_v1.0, whole genome shotgun sequence, a single genomic window includes:
- the TULP1 gene encoding tubby-related protein 1 has product MLSPQSPLPLSFLSLLLTPTQQRPAKGQKLRKKRTEAPESPCPEGSKPRRKPGGGRGAEPGGAPKAGRRGKPREEPAPQPPEARTPQTVYTKFLRDPEAKRDPRETFLVARARDAVDEDEEEEEEDHEEEEEEEEEEEKKEKIPLPPKKPPKEKTSAGIKERRAKAQGQKGDLGSPVPPSKPLRMKKKEVPAGEGTKMRKTKKKGPGEADKDTSMSPTRVTKKSPAAMFLVGEDGPAEKARKKKGTPKGSEEERKEEEEEEEEEEVTKNSNQKGKAKGKGKKKAKEERAPSPPVEVDEPREFVLRPAPQGRTVRCKLTRDKKGMDRGLYPSYFLHLDTEKKVFLLAGRKRKRSKTANYLISSDPTNLSRGGENFIGKLRSNLLGNRFTVFDNGQNPHRGGGSTDVGRLRQELAAVIYETNVLGFRGPRRMTVIIPGMNTENERVPIRPRNTSDGLLVRWQNKTLESLIELHNKPPVWNEDSGSYTLNFQGRVTQASVKNFQIVHADDPDYIVLQFGRVAEDAFTLDYRYPLCALQAFAIALSSFDGKLACE; this is encoded by the exons ATGCTCAGCCCtcagagccccctccccctttctttcctctccctcctcctgaccCCCACTCAGCAGCGACCCGCCAAGGGGCAGAAGTTGAGGAAGAAAAGGACGGAAGCCCCCGAGTCCCCCTGCCCCGAGGGATCCAAGCCCCGGAGGAAACCTGGAGGCGGGCGGGGGGCCGAGCCCGGGGGTGCCCCCAAGG CCGGGCGGAGGGGGAAGCCGCGGGAGGAGCCCGCCCCGCAGCCGCCCGAGGCCCGGACGCCGCAGACGGTCTACACCAAGTTCCTCAGAGACCCCGAGGCCAAACGCGACCCGCGGGAAACCTTCCTGGTAGCGCGAGCCCGGGACGCAGTAGACG aggatgaggaggaagaagaggaagaccatgaagaggaagaggaagaggaggaggaggaggaaaagaaagagaaaatccctcTGCCTCCCAAGAAGCCTCCTAAAGAGAAGACTTCCGCAGGCATCAAGGAGAGGAGGGCCAAGGCCCAGGGTCAGAAGG GGGACCTGGGAAGCCCTGTCCCCCCATCCAAACCTCTTCGAATGAAGAAGAAGGAGGtaccagcgggggaggggaccaagatgagaaagacaaagaagaaag GGCCTGGGGAGGCTGACAAGGACACCTCAATGAGCCCGACCAGAGTGACAAAGAAGAGCCCAGCAGCCATGTTTCTGGTGGGGGAAGATGGCCCCGCTGAGAAAGCTCGGAAGAAGAAAG GCACTCCCAAAGGctcagaagaggagaggaaggaggaagaggaagaggaagaggaggaagaagtgaCAAAGAACAGCAATCAGAAGGGCAAAGCgaaaggaaaaggcaaaaag AAAGCG aaggaggagagagccCCATCTCCACCCGTGGAAGTGGATGAACCCCGGGAGTTTGTGCTTCGGCCTGCCCCTCAGGGCCGGACAGTTCGCTGCAAGCTGACCCGGGACAAGAAGGGCATGGATCGGGGCCTGTATCCCTCCTACTTCCTGCACCTGGACACAGAGAAGAAG GTGTTCCTCTTGGCTGGCAGGAAGCGGAAACGTAGCAAGACGGCCAATTACCTCATCTCCAGCGACCCTACCAATCTGTCTCGAGGAGGGGAGAATTTCATTGGGAAGCTGAG GTCCAATCTCCTGGGCAACCGCTTCACTGTCTTTGACAACGGGCAGAACCCGCACCGCGGAGGAGGCAGCACTGATGTGGGGCGCCTTCGGCAGGAGCTGGCAGCTGTGATCTAT GAAACCAACGTGTTGGGCTTCCGAGGTCCCCGGCGCATGACGGTAATCATCCCAGGCATGAATACGGAGAACGAGAGGGTCCCCATCCGGCCGCGAAAT ACCAGCGATGGGTTGCTGGTGCGCTGGCAAAACAAGACACTGGAGAGCCTCATCGAGCTGCACAACAAGCCCCCCGTCTGGAATGAAGACAGCGGCTCCTACACCCTCAACTTCCAAGGCCGAGTCACACAAGCCTCCGTCAAGAACTTCCAGATCGTTCACGCCGATGACC